A single window of Stigmatopora nigra isolate UIUO_SnigA chromosome 20, RoL_Snig_1.1, whole genome shotgun sequence DNA harbors:
- the snapc2 gene encoding snRNA-activating protein complex subunit 2: MKPPPRVRKSVLRSSCPTSQDRDARRSCTWPRKEQKMLLDALNSQSSRRDGSSSPVADLDYHLLQKAVPSRSVSEIQSVVECLRQKVVSGALSQMRQSASAEKKAVAPIDGWRRLAEAVSGNHKSPLSNAFSQMWVIASTEPVAVRDGQHPGPESSGGTPEPVTPSTSAANEGPTSSGAAPGRMSAPMAATSCRSQDLEVNFERIYKYLGAVHNLENKCELTAMESAVVLELVMSLPEELELLQFQSLRRHLIQTQQNLSKAEDSDQAREAMTQLKKLRRDVPAPPPAGAEGQTTASVEPTWTGLCPPLNPFMIPLELLKRS, translated from the exons ATGAAACCTCCGCCTCGCGTGCGTAAAAGTGTGCTTCGGAGTTCCTGCCCGACGTCTCAGGATCGCGACGCTAGGAGATCCTGTACGTGGCCCAGAAAGGAGCAGAAGATGCTGCTTGACGCGCTGAATAGCCAAAGTTCCAGGCGTGATGGAAGCTCCTCTCCAGTGGCAGACCTCGACTATCATTTACTGCAGAAAGCTGTGCCTTCTCGCTCGGTTTCTGAG ATCCAGTCTGTGGTAGAATGTCTCCGCCAGAAGGTGGTCTCCGGCGCCCTGTCGCAGATGAGGCAGAGCGCGTCGGCAGAGAAGAAGGCGGTGGCGCCCATCGACGGGTGGAGGCGTTTGGCCGAGGCCGTGTCCGGAAACCATAAGAGTCCGCTTTCAAATGCTTTCTCTCAG ATGTGGGTGATAGCGTCCACAGAGCCCGTCGCCGTCAGAGACGGCCAACATCCAGGTCCCGAGTCTTCCGGTGGCACGCCCGAACCAG TGACGCCGAGCACTTCGGCGGCCAACGAGGGGCCCACGTCGTCCGGGGCGGCCCCGGGTCGGATGTCCGCTCCCATGGCCGCCACTTCCTGCAGGTCCCAGGACTTGGAGGTGAACTTTGAGAGGATCTACAAATACCTGGGTGCCGTCCACAACCTGGAGAACAAGTGCGAGCTCACGGCCATGG AGAGTGCCGTGGTCTTGGAGTTGGTGATGTCTCTTCCGGAGGAGCTGGAACTCCTCCAGTTCCAAAGTCTACGCAGACATCTCATCCAG ACGCAGCAGAACTTGTCCAAGGCGGAGGACTCGGACCAAGCCCGAGAAGCCATGACGCAACTGAAGAAGCTGCGGCGTGACGTTCCAGCGCCTCCTCCCGCTGGCGCCGAGGGTCAAACGACGGCAAGCGTTGAGCCCACCTGGACGGGACTGTGCCCCCCCCTCAATCCGTTCATGATTCCACTGGAACTGCTGAAGCGTAGCTAG
- the oxa1l gene encoding mitochondrial inner membrane protein OXA1L isoform X1, with translation MAAMGSTLTPVCIARHFILRQSAKVNASQQLRLDIWTRGWLQRSLVHTGLDQSRSSASLLRRQCHDKRVWVALRHNSSQQIPSVGAPPPAADAALIAPQALPEQMALRPVSVMTVDHPVSASGTTDVPPTPHLARAAEEALLAAQPEARLAELGLAGHTPVGVVQNLLEFIHVDVGLPWWAAIVVGTVVARMALFPLIVKGQREAAKLNNVMPEMSRLSAKMTEAKQSGNKFDFAKAYSDLTLFQKKHDVNPFRGFLVPLVQAPVFISFFMALRKMAYLPVPSMQHGGALWFPDLTAADPYYILPLAVTGTMFFILELGAESGVDNPNLRAMKTVFRIMPFVVLPLTINFPTAVFTYWLTSNCVSLAQVALLKHPLVREKLGVPERIKHAAADLPQNDGFIESMKKGWKNAQLAQQLEERERRIKNHLDLAAKGPLRQTFSHNPVEQIPAAKEKKSLSKSKPWKDVLG, from the exons ATGGCAGCCATGGGGAGCACCCTGACTCCGGTCTGTATCGCAAGACATTTCATCCTCAGACAAAGTGCAAAAGTCAACGCAAGCCAGCAGCTTCGTTTGGACATTTGGACGCGG GGATGGCTCCAGCGATCTCTAGTTCACACGGGATTGGACCAGAGCAGGTCTTCTGCGTCTCTGCTTCGCCGCCAATGCCACGACAAGCGGGTCTGGGTGGCGCTAAGACACAACAGTTCTCAG caGATCCCCAGCGTGGGCGCCCCACCGCCGGCTGCGGACGCCGCCCTCATCGCGCCGCAGGCGCTCCCCGAACAG ATGGCGCTCCGGCCCGTTTCCGTGATGACGGTAGACCATCCCGTCTCGGCGTCGGGGACGACGGATGTCCCGCCGACTCCTCACTTGGCTCGGGCGGCGGAGGAGGCCTTGCTCGCCGCACAACCGGAAGCGCGACTGGCCGAGCTGGGCTTAGCCGGCCACACGCCGGTGGGTGTCGTCCAGAACCTGTTGGAGTTCATACACGTGGACGTGGGTCTGCCGTGGTGGGCGGCCATCGTTGTGG GAACGGTGGTGGCACGCATGGCGCTCTTTCCCTTAATCGTCAAAGGGCAGCGCGAGGCGGCCAAACTCAACAACGTCATGCCCGAGATGAGTCGACTCAGCGCCAAGATGACGGAGGCCAAACAGAGCGGGAACAAGTTTGATT TCGCCAAAGCCTACAGCGACCTGACCTTGTTCCAGAAGAAGCACGACGTCAACCCCTTTCGCGGCTTCCTGGTTCCTCTGGTGCAG GCCCCGGTCTTCATCTCCTTCTTTATGGCGCTGCGGAAGATGGCGTACTTGCCGGTGCCCAGCATGCAGCACGGAGGCGCGCTGTGGTTTCCGGACCTGACGGCGGCCGATCCTTACTACATCCTGCCTCTGGCCGTCACCGGCACCATGTTCTTCATTCTGGAG CTGGGTGCCGAGTCGGGCGTGGACAACCCCAACCTCCGTGCCATGAAGACAGTCTTCAGGATCATGCCTTTTGTGGTCCTCCCGCTCACCATTAACTTCCCTACG GCCGTGTTCACCTACTGGCTGACCTCCAACTGCGTGTCGCTGGCTCAAGTGGCCCTGCTCAAACACCCGTTGGTCCGAGAAAAGCTAGGCGTGCCGGAAAGGATCAAGCACGCGGCCGCGGACTTGCCTCAGAACGACGGATTCATTGAGAGTATGAAGAAAG GATGGAAGAATGCTCAGCTGGCTCAACAGCTGGAAGAGCGAGAAAGACGCATTAAAAATCATCTGGACTTGGCTGCTAAAG GTCCCCTCAGGCAGACATTTAGCCACAACCCCGTTGAGCAGATCCCG
- the oxa1l gene encoding mitochondrial inner membrane protein OXA1L isoform X2, which yields MAAMGSTLTPVCIARHFILRQSAKVNASQQLRLDIWTRGWLQRSLVHTGLDQSRSSASLLRRQCHDKRVWVALRHNSSQIPSVGAPPPAADAALIAPQALPEQMALRPVSVMTVDHPVSASGTTDVPPTPHLARAAEEALLAAQPEARLAELGLAGHTPVGVVQNLLEFIHVDVGLPWWAAIVVGTVVARMALFPLIVKGQREAAKLNNVMPEMSRLSAKMTEAKQSGNKFDFAKAYSDLTLFQKKHDVNPFRGFLVPLVQAPVFISFFMALRKMAYLPVPSMQHGGALWFPDLTAADPYYILPLAVTGTMFFILELGAESGVDNPNLRAMKTVFRIMPFVVLPLTINFPTAVFTYWLTSNCVSLAQVALLKHPLVREKLGVPERIKHAAADLPQNDGFIESMKKGWKNAQLAQQLEERERRIKNHLDLAAKGPLRQTFSHNPVEQIPAAKEKKSLSKSKPWKDVLG from the exons ATGGCAGCCATGGGGAGCACCCTGACTCCGGTCTGTATCGCAAGACATTTCATCCTCAGACAAAGTGCAAAAGTCAACGCAAGCCAGCAGCTTCGTTTGGACATTTGGACGCGG GGATGGCTCCAGCGATCTCTAGTTCACACGGGATTGGACCAGAGCAGGTCTTCTGCGTCTCTGCTTCGCCGCCAATGCCACGACAAGCGGGTCTGGGTGGCGCTAAGACACAACAGTTCTCAG ATCCCCAGCGTGGGCGCCCCACCGCCGGCTGCGGACGCCGCCCTCATCGCGCCGCAGGCGCTCCCCGAACAG ATGGCGCTCCGGCCCGTTTCCGTGATGACGGTAGACCATCCCGTCTCGGCGTCGGGGACGACGGATGTCCCGCCGACTCCTCACTTGGCTCGGGCGGCGGAGGAGGCCTTGCTCGCCGCACAACCGGAAGCGCGACTGGCCGAGCTGGGCTTAGCCGGCCACACGCCGGTGGGTGTCGTCCAGAACCTGTTGGAGTTCATACACGTGGACGTGGGTCTGCCGTGGTGGGCGGCCATCGTTGTGG GAACGGTGGTGGCACGCATGGCGCTCTTTCCCTTAATCGTCAAAGGGCAGCGCGAGGCGGCCAAACTCAACAACGTCATGCCCGAGATGAGTCGACTCAGCGCCAAGATGACGGAGGCCAAACAGAGCGGGAACAAGTTTGATT TCGCCAAAGCCTACAGCGACCTGACCTTGTTCCAGAAGAAGCACGACGTCAACCCCTTTCGCGGCTTCCTGGTTCCTCTGGTGCAG GCCCCGGTCTTCATCTCCTTCTTTATGGCGCTGCGGAAGATGGCGTACTTGCCGGTGCCCAGCATGCAGCACGGAGGCGCGCTGTGGTTTCCGGACCTGACGGCGGCCGATCCTTACTACATCCTGCCTCTGGCCGTCACCGGCACCATGTTCTTCATTCTGGAG CTGGGTGCCGAGTCGGGCGTGGACAACCCCAACCTCCGTGCCATGAAGACAGTCTTCAGGATCATGCCTTTTGTGGTCCTCCCGCTCACCATTAACTTCCCTACG GCCGTGTTCACCTACTGGCTGACCTCCAACTGCGTGTCGCTGGCTCAAGTGGCCCTGCTCAAACACCCGTTGGTCCGAGAAAAGCTAGGCGTGCCGGAAAGGATCAAGCACGCGGCCGCGGACTTGCCTCAGAACGACGGATTCATTGAGAGTATGAAGAAAG GATGGAAGAATGCTCAGCTGGCTCAACAGCTGGAAGAGCGAGAAAGACGCATTAAAAATCATCTGGACTTGGCTGCTAAAG GTCCCCTCAGGCAGACATTTAGCCACAACCCCGTTGAGCAGATCCCG